The Streptomyces halobius genomic interval GGCTGCGCGATGAGCTGGAGGAGTGGATGCCCGGCTTTGTGCCCGTCCAGGAGCCAGGAGGCGATGACCTCGACGGCATGCCCGAGGAGACCGTCGGGGAGAGCACGGCCTGAGCCCACCGGTCCGCGGCGGACCGCTGGTCGGCACCCCCGTCCGCCCGTGCGGCAGCCGGCGGTGCCGGCCTCACCACCAGCTGGAGTCGAGGCGGCCCTCGATGGCCCGGAGGTTCTCCCGCGCGCAGGCGTCGCAGAAGTAGCGGCGGGCGCCGTTCTCGACGGAGCAGGTCCAGGTCAGCGGGATTCCCTCGGCGACCGCACCGCAGCGGGCGCACACCGCGTTCCCACCGGTCAACTCCGCCTGTTCATGCGTCATCTGGTCCACCGTCCGACGATATCCCCGCCAACCACCCGAAGACGGATGCAACGCACCACGGGGCCCGCCCTGTCGGACGGACCCCGTAGCGGCGACACGGTGTTGTCGCGTTACTGCATCACGGCCATGGCCAGCGCGCGCCGCGCCCGGAGCGACGCGCGTTCGGCACGGCGCTGCATACGCCGCGCGGTCGCGAGCCGATAGGCCCTGCGTTCGGATTCCGCCTCCTGGAGGCGTTCACGCATTTGTGCACGCGCCAGGGCTTCTGGAATGAGTTGCATCGCGAGGTTCCTGTTCTGGCGCGCCTCAAGCGCACCGGAGTTCACGGGAGCGGGTGTGTCGGTGAAAGACGGGTTCATCGTGGGGTCCTGCTTCTTGGGATCCCGTGTGACGGGACGGTCGATCGTTCCTGTGCCGGTGGTGTTCATGCCGCGACCGGGTTCTTGCGCGGACGGCCACGCGGACGCTTCCGCGGCACCACAACGCCCTGGACGAAGAGCTCCCCGCCCCAGACGCCCCACGGCTCACGGCGGTCCTTCGCGCCGGCGAGGCAGGCCTCCCGGACGGGACAGCTCTGGCACAGCGACTTGGCGTACTCGACATCGGCCGGGGACTCCGCGAAGAACACCTCCGGGTCGTAGGTGCGGCACGGAACAGCGGCGCCGAGGCGGTCGATCTCGTCGTCGAGCTCGGTGAGGGGCAGCAAGGAGTTCTCCTGAGGGTCGGGCGGAGGAATCAGGTCGGTCGATACGGACGGGGTGTGCGTCTGGAGTTGCACGGTGGTGTGTTCCTCGTCTGTTCGGCCCGGCTGGTGGCGGGCGCATGGGCAAAACAAAAGGGCCGCGGATCCCGGTGTGGGTTCCGCGGCCCTGGAAGGTGCCGACCTGATCGTGCCGATCAGGCTGGATCTCTCCAGGGTTCGAGGCCGCGGTAGGCCCACATTTCATGCGTCGTCTGGTACTGCTTCCGGGATCCGGCACCGACGGCCGCGTTGCAGGCAACGGCATTCGCCGCTGCCGCCACTGCTGCTACCGCAGGTGCCTCGGTCGGTCGCGCGGTGCGCTCACTGGCCGTCAGGACAGCGAGGAACTCGGGGCGCGCGGCCTCGGAACCGGACAGGCGGCCGAAGCCGGACAGACCGGTGCCAAGGAACGAGGAGCCGAGGGCACAGGTGGCGACGACCGAAAGATCGGTCATTTTGTTGGTCTCGATAATGCTGATCACTGGTCTCGCCTCCTCTCGGCGTCTCGGTGGACCGGGAATCCCGCTCCAGATGTTCACGTACAGCACGGATCCAGCGGATCTCGGAAGGCCCGTTGTTTTCCGTCTCCCGAAGGCTATGGGGATGCGCTCCACGGGCGCAAACTATTTTTCCGACGAGTTTTCCGCGGCGCCTTCAGGGCCTTCCTCCAGCACCCCCGCGAGGTCCTCGCCGGCGCAGAGAGCCAGTACATCGGTGCCGTACCGGTCCAGCTTGCGCCGCCCTACTCCTGAGATGCACGCAAGCTCCGTTTCGGTTCCCGGAACCGCCTCGGCAATTGCCATCAGTGTCTTGTCCGTGAAGACGCAGTACGCCGGCTGGCGCGACCGGGCGGCCTGCGCGGCCCGCCAGTCCCGCAGCCGCTCGTACAACGCCTCGTCGAGATCCGAGGGGCAGTCCTCACAACGCATCAGCTTCATGTCGCCCGCAGCCGTCAGCGTCTTGTTGCAGACCCGGCAGCGGGCCGGCCCGCGGCTCCTGCGGCGACCCGCGCCCGCCGCCGCGCCGCCGCGGTCCACGCCGCCCAGGACGACGCCGGGCGCACGGTGCCCGGCCCCCGCCCCGGAACCGGGCCGCAGACCGTTCAGGAACCGGCTGGCGCGCCGGGAGGCCCGGCCGCCGGGAGAACGCGCCAGCGACCACGACAGGCCCAGGTGCAGACGAGCACGCGTCACGCCGACATACAGGAGCCGGCGCTCCTCCTCCACCTGCTCGTCGGTCTTGGCGTAGGTGATCGGCATCATGCCCTCGGTGAGACCGACCAGGAACACGGCGTCCCATTCCAGGCCCTTGGCGGCGTGCAGCGAAGCAAGCGTCACACCCTCGACCGTCGGGGCGTGCTGGGCGCTGGCGCGCTCGTCCAGCTCGGCGACCAGGTCCGCGAGGGTGGCTTCGGGGCGGGCCTTGGCGAAGTCCTCGGCGAGCCGCACCAGCGCCGCCAGGGATTCCCAGCGGTCACGCACGGCACCCGAGCCGGCCGGCGGCTCGGCGGTCCAGCCCATGTCGCTGAGCACCGCCCGCACCTCGGACGGCAGATCCACGGCGTCGTCGAGCAGTGCGTCATTGGCACCGAAGCGGGCGGCTCCGCGCAGCTTGACGCCGGCCTCGCGCACCTCCGGGCGCTCGAAGAACCGCTCGGCGCCCCGCAGCTGATAGGGCACACCGGCGTCGGCCAGCGCCTGTTCGTGAACCTCTGACTGGGCGTTGATACGGAAGAGCACCGCGATCTCGCTGGCGGGAACACCGGACGCGATGAGATCGCGGAGCCGGCGGGCGGTGCCCTCTGCCTCGGTGGGCTCATCGGCGTACTCGACGAACACCGGCTCCGGGCCGGCCTCGCGCTGCGAGACCAGCTCCAGGCGGTGCT includes:
- a CDS encoding WhiB family transcriptional regulator, giving the protein MQLQTHTPSVSTDLIPPPDPQENSLLPLTELDDEIDRLGAAVPCRTYDPEVFFAESPADVEYAKSLCQSCPVREACLAGAKDRREPWGVWGGELFVQGVVVPRKRPRGRPRKNPVAA
- a CDS encoding ATP-dependent DNA helicase UvrD2, whose amino-acid sequence is MTAATDSSLFPQVPDSADAVLDGLDPEQREVATALHGPVCVLAGAGTGKTRALTHRIAYGVRAGILQPASVLAVTFTARAAGEMRGRLRQLGAGGVQARTFHSAALRQLQFFWPKAVGGELPRLLERKVQLVAEAAARCRIRLDRNELRDVTGEIEWSKVTQTVPVDYPAAVAKAGREAPRDPAEIGQIYATYEQLKRDRGTIDFEDVLLLTVGVLQDRHDIAEQVRAQYQHFVVDEYQDVSPLQQRLLDLWLGDRDSLCVVGDASQTIYSFTGATPEHLLNFRTRHPHATVVKLVRDYRSTPQVVHLANGLLSQARGRAAEHRLELVSQREAGPEPVFVEYADEPTEAEGTARRLRDLIASGVPASEIAVLFRINAQSEVHEQALADAGVPYQLRGAERFFERPEVREAGVKLRGAARFGANDALLDDAVDLPSEVRAVLSDMGWTAEPPAGSGAVRDRWESLAALVRLAEDFAKARPEATLADLVAELDERASAQHAPTVEGVTLASLHAAKGLEWDAVFLVGLTEGMMPITYAKTDEQVEEERRLLYVGVTRARLHLGLSWSLARSPGGRASRRASRFLNGLRPGSGAGAGHRAPGVVLGGVDRGGAAAGAGRRRSRGPARCRVCNKTLTAAGDMKLMRCEDCPSDLDEALYERLRDWRAAQAARSRQPAYCVFTDKTLMAIAEAVPGTETELACISGVGRRKLDRYGTDVLALCAGEDLAGVLEEGPEGAAENSSEK